Proteins encoded in a region of the Butyricicoccus intestinisimiae genome:
- a CDS encoding ABC transporter permease, with protein sequence MNFPLFRYSVKRSCLLWLVCTALMCLYAFSVVRMYDPDAGKAMMHFVQSQPHAMELLGMTQFDNTFTAFIVNYLYGMLLLALPMLFTILLSVQLIAHYVSNGTMSYLLASPNSRKCIVSTQRNVLIASLLTMFAVVCLATIVLCEYYYPGQLAVKHFLLLTACVLALQLTFAGLCFLVSCRCNSVGKALLLNAALCILFYMLRLAANIGGSLSYLRYITPYTLLNPTGILQTNMQACLQPLALLVLAVVLFALASRSFSKKTMPF encoded by the coding sequence ATGAATTTCCCCTTGTTTCGGTACAGCGTCAAGCGTTCCTGTCTGTTATGGCTGGTATGCACTGCACTGATGTGTCTCTATGCCTTTTCCGTTGTTCGCATGTACGATCCGGATGCCGGAAAGGCCATGATGCATTTCGTCCAGTCCCAGCCGCACGCGATGGAATTGCTCGGCATGACGCAGTTTGACAACACATTTACCGCATTTATTGTGAATTATCTGTATGGCATGCTGCTGCTCGCTCTGCCGATGCTGTTCACCATTCTGCTTTCTGTGCAGCTCATTGCGCACTATGTCTCCAACGGCACGATGTCGTATCTGCTGGCATCTCCCAATTCCCGCAAATGCATTGTAAGCACCCAGCGCAACGTGCTGATTGCATCGCTGCTCACCATGTTTGCAGTGGTCTGCCTCGCAACCATTGTTCTGTGTGAGTATTATTATCCGGGACAGCTCGCAGTCAAGCATTTTTTGCTGCTGACTGCCTGCGTTCTGGCGCTTCAGCTGACTTTTGCCGGTCTGTGCTTCTTGGTGTCCTGCCGCTGCAACAGCGTCGGAAAAGCACTGCTTCTCAACGCCGCTCTATGTATTCTGTTTTACATGCTGCGTTTGGCGGCAAATATTGGCGGTTCGCTGTCGTATCTGCGCTACATCACGCCGTATACCTTGCTCAACCCAACCGGCATTTTGCAGACCAATATGCAGGCCTGCTTACAGCCGCTTGCCCTTCTGGTGCTTGCCGTTGTTCTGTTTGCACTGGCAAGCCGCAGTTTTTCCAAAAAGACCATGCCGTTTTAA